GATGCGGCAGCGGCCGACCATGGCGCTCTCCGCCTCCAGCCAGATCGCCGCCGCCCCCTCCAGCGCCTGCAAGGCCATGGCCAGCTGGTTTTCGTAGTGCTCCGTGCTGGGTTGCTGCGGCAGCCCCAACCCGCCGAAGCTGCTGCCGCGATGGTTGGCAAGGCCTTCGAGGTCCACCACGGCGGCTCCGCGCTGCTGCAGGGCCAGCAGCAGCTCGGTCTTGCCGCAGCCGGTGCGGCCCCCCAGCAGGCGCAGCGGCCAGGGCCGCTCGAACAGCTCCAGCGCCCAGCGCCGGAAGCTCTTGTAGCCGCCGTGCAGCAGGCGCACCGGCAGCTCCAGGCTCTCGGCCAGCAGGGCCACGTTGCCGGAGCGCATGCCCCCCCGCCAGCAGGTGAGCCGCAGCGGCGCCCCCTCGGCTTCGGCGCTGCAGGCGGCCAGATCCGCCGCGAGCCCCTTCAGGCGCGGGCCCACCACCGCCAGTCCATGCAGCACCGCCGCCTGGCGCCCCTGCTGCTTGTAGAGCGTGCCCACCTCCGCCCGTTCGGCATCGCTGAACAGCGGCAGGTTGACGGCGCCGGGAATGTGGCCCTGGGCGAATTCCGCCGGGGTGCGCACATCCAGCAGTGGCCCCGTCTCCTGCAGGAAGCGCTCGATCGGCTGGGGCACCACCATCGCCAACCCGGGGCACGACGTCGTGAGCGCCATAGTGGCTCCAGGGCCGCCCTGCTGCGGCGCACCTTGCTTGCACGGCACCCCGGGCAGCGCGACGTGTGGCTCCTCGGACACCTCCTCGTGCCTCCTCGCTCCGCTGTGCTGCGAGCTGCTTGTGCGTTTCCCAGCGCAGTTGCCCGTTCAGCCGCCTGCGTGCCGAGGCGCAGGCCTGGGCCTCACCCGCCTCCCGCTCTCATCCTTCCCCCCGATCCCCTCTCACCGATGACGTTCCGCATCCGTGCCACCGCTGCGCTGGTGGGCCTTTCCCTGGCGCTGCTGCCGGCCCTGGCCCCCGCCGGCGGCCCCCTGCCGTCGCTGCTGAGCGAGGCGAAGGCGCAGCAGAACACCAAGGTGCTGCGCATCGGTGCGATCCCCGACCAGAAGCCTGAGGTGCTCAACCGGCTCTACCCGCTGGTGGCCAATGAACTCAGCCGTCAGCTGGGCGTGAAGGTCACTTACGTGCCGGTGGTGGATTACGCCGCCGCCGTCACCGCTTTCCGCACCGGCGGCCTGGATCTGGTCTGGTTCGGCAGTCTCACGGGGGTGCAGGCGCGCCTGCAGAAGCCCGGCGCCCAGGTGGTCGCCCAGCGCGACATCGACGCCTCGTTCCAGAGCGTCTTCATCGCCAACACCAGCAGCGGCCTCAAGCCGATCTCCAACGTGAAGGGGCTGACGGAGTTGAAGGGCAAGCGTTTCACCTTTGGCTCGGAGAGTTCCACCTCCGGCCGCCTGATGCCCCAGTTCTACCTGAACCAGGCCGGGGTCAAGCTCAGCGATTTCGCCGGCGGTGTCCCCGGCTTCAGCAGCAGCCATGACGCCACCATCGCCCTGGTGCAGAGCGGCGCCTACCAGGCCGGCGCCCTCAGCGAAGAGGTGTGGCGCAGCAACCTCAGCGAGGGCAAGGTCAACCGCGCCAAGGTGATCCAGATCTGGAAAACCCCCGGCTACCCCAACTACCACTGGCTTGCCCAGCCCGATCTCGACAAGCGCTTCGGCAAGGGCTTCAGCACCCGCATGCGCACGGCGATCCTCAGCTGGCGGACCACCGACCCCGAGCAGAAGCAGATCCTCGCCCTGTTCGGCGCCCAGCGGTTCATCCCCGCCAAGGCCGCGGATTACGCCCGTATCGAGCAGGTGGGCCGTCAGATCGGCAAGATCCGCTGAGGACGCACCGATGAACCCGGTGCTCGAACTGCGCGGCATCACGGTGCCGGGCCAACCCCGACCGCGGCTCGAGGGCATTGACCTCACCATCCGCCAGGGCGAGCGGGTGGCGTTGCTCGGGGCCAGCGGCGCCGGCAAGAGCACCCTGCTGGCGGTGGCCAATGGGCTGCTGCCAGCGCAGCACGGCGAGGTGCTGTGGGAGGGCCGGCCACCGGCCCGCTCACGGCGGGGCCGCCGCCTGCAGCAGGCCCGCATCGGCACCCTCTGGCAGGACCTGCGCCTGGTGGAAGAGCTCAGCGTCCAGCAGAACCTCAATGCCGCGCGGCTGGCGGTCTGGGGCTGGCCGAAGGCCCTGCTCAACCTGCTGCTGCCGCTCGAAACCGACGCCTGCCGCCAGGCGATGGCGACGATGGACCTGGAGCCACACCTGCTGGAGCGGCCGGTGTCGGCTCTCTCCGGCGGCCAGCGCCAGCGGGTGGCCATGGCGCGGCTGCTGCGCCAGGACCCGGTGCTGCTGCTGGCCGATGAACCTCTGGCCAGCCTTGATCCCCGCCTGGCGGCGGAGCTGCTGGCCCTGCTGCTGCGTCAGGCGGTGCCGCCGCGTGCCCTGCTGCTCAGCCTGCACCGCCCCGATCTGCTGGAGGGCTTCGATCGGGCGATCGGTCTGCGGCAGGGCCGGCTGGTGTTCGACGGGCCGATCGCCGCGGTGCACCGGGCGCTGCTGACCGACCTCTACGAAGGCACGCCGCCGTGCAGCTGAGAGTTGCGCCGCCGCTGCTGGTGCTGCTGCCGGCCCTGGTGCTGCTGCCGCTGGGGCTGGTGCTGCCGGGCCTCAGCCACGGCGGCGGCTGGGAGCTGATCGGTCAGTTTGCCATGGCGGCGCTGACGCCGTCGCTGGATCCGGTGGTGCTGCGCTCGGTGGCCGGTGGGCTGCTGGTGACCGTGGCGATGGCGCTGCTGGGCTGGGCGGTGAGCCTGGTGCTCGGCCTGCTGCTGGGCGTGGCCAGCTCCCGCACCGTCTGGACCACCCTCACCGGCAGTGCCCTGCCCGCCACCGGCATCCGCCGCCTGCTGGCCGTTCCCCGCTCCATCCATGAACTGATCTGGGGGCTGCTGCTCCTGCAACTGCTGGGGCTGCAGCCGGCGGTGGCCGTGCTGGCGATCGTGATCCCCTATGCGGCGCTGGTGGCGCGGGTGCTGAGTGATCTGCTCGACGCGCTGCCCACCACCAACGTGGAGGCCCTGCGGGCCGGTGGGGCGCCGGCGCCGGCCGCGTTGCTCACGGCGCTCGGCCCCGCCCTGCTGCCGGGGGTGCTCAGCTACGGCGGCTACCGGCTGGAGTGCGCCCTGCGCAGCGCCACCCTGCTGGGGGTGTTCGGCCTTGGCGGCCTCG
The sequence above is a segment of the Synechococcus sp. MW101C3 genome. Coding sequences within it:
- the mnmH gene encoding tRNA 2-selenouridine(34) synthase MnmH — translated: MALTTSCPGLAMVVPQPIERFLQETGPLLDVRTPAEFAQGHIPGAVNLPLFSDAERAEVGTLYKQQGRQAAVLHGLAVVGPRLKGLAADLAACSAEAEGAPLRLTCWRGGMRSGNVALLAESLELPVRLLHGGYKSFRRWALELFERPWPLRLLGGRTGCGKTELLLALQQRGAAVVDLEGLANHRGSSFGGLGLPQQPSTEHYENQLAMALQALEGAAAIWLEAESAMVGRCRIPAGLWRQMKAAPVLEVQRPLEQRLDHLVAVYGQHDPEAVAEATRRIAKRLGPQRTAVALEAIANGEAAEACRQMLDYYDRCYDHDLSGRGVASVELGEQSAEQAAVRLLADGLI
- a CDS encoding putative selenate ABC transporter substrate-binding protein, translating into MTFRIRATAALVGLSLALLPALAPAGGPLPSLLSEAKAQQNTKVLRIGAIPDQKPEVLNRLYPLVANELSRQLGVKVTYVPVVDYAAAVTAFRTGGLDLVWFGSLTGVQARLQKPGAQVVAQRDIDASFQSVFIANTSSGLKPISNVKGLTELKGKRFTFGSESSTSGRLMPQFYLNQAGVKLSDFAGGVPGFSSSHDATIALVQSGAYQAGALSEEVWRSNLSEGKVNRAKVIQIWKTPGYPNYHWLAQPDLDKRFGKGFSTRMRTAILSWRTTDPEQKQILALFGAQRFIPAKAADYARIEQVGRQIGKIR
- a CDS encoding phosphonate ABC transporter ATP-binding protein translates to MNPVLELRGITVPGQPRPRLEGIDLTIRQGERVALLGASGAGKSTLLAVANGLLPAQHGEVLWEGRPPARSRRGRRLQQARIGTLWQDLRLVEELSVQQNLNAARLAVWGWPKALLNLLLPLETDACRQAMATMDLEPHLLERPVSALSGGQRQRVAMARLLRQDPVLLLADEPLASLDPRLAAELLALLLRQAVPPRALLLSLHRPDLLEGFDRAIGLRQGRLVFDGPIAAVHRALLTDLYEGTPPCS